The following coding sequences lie in one Pelecanus crispus isolate bPelCri1 chromosome 9, bPelCri1.pri, whole genome shotgun sequence genomic window:
- the RUBCN gene encoding run domain Beclin-1-interacting and cysteine-rich domain-containing protein isoform X2, with amino-acid sequence MHSILYHGLIHDKVCCRQKDYWQFVKDIRWLSPGSAHHLEKFISLQESSQPNSEGSGDEAIAQLWLQHSLQCHCLSAQLRPLLGNRQYIRKFYADTAFLLSDAHVTAMLQCLEAVEQNNPRLLAQIDTSMLAGTSLPSLCASGPSAGTGEMCDHDAEGQESRLPGALGCLDHFAESLLTRKSEGPPPVTKSQSLTALPASPFIPAVGCMQQRCFGSFSSLHHPASSSLSDRRPASSSISSSSSQPQERCPSTRSSSFSEGRSPLEQPSSATRFHVPSPKDPFSLTSDMSSSTTSQSEDTWTGSQDDPQSDANDGPEYLAIGNLGRRGRACSNASTNSTKSSSSKLFSSSSSQKLDSVSSLGEQGASGGGSRGLNLLRRSSFSEGQSSAPQGILKKSHMRSHSDTNVASGKLHESHGDAGGGRGPVSASTQSSELSTPSSLYMEYDSGQYLSSGEGMFRRPSEGQSLISYLSEQDFGSCADLEKENAHFSISESLIAAIELMKCNMMSRQLEEEEEDSDKEIQELKQKIRIRRQQIRTRHLFPTCQEMGSDSLVATDSGSQFSSHGSMRLSDSGSMEDVEEYEIRDGNDGSNLIQMCKNGLSVSMASLFSDADIKRNPESSRKSFLSSESISHSFLNSNSADAVAMGLLKQFEGMQLPAASELEWLVPEHDAPQKLLPIPDSLPISPDDGEHADIYKLRIRVRGNLEWAPPRPQIIFNIHPDPTRKVAVAKQNYRCAGCGIRTDPDYIKRLRYCEYLGKYFCQCCHENAQMVIPSRILRKWDFRKYYVSNFSKDLLGKIWSDPLFNVQDINPALYRKVKSLNQVWLLRIQLFHMKNMFKTCRLAKDLLDSFDAVPGHLTEDLHLYSLSDLSATKKGDLVPRLTELLKAGSLHVEKCMLCQAKGFICEFCQNEGDIIFPFELNKCRTCEECKACYHKSCFKSARCPRCERLQARRELLAKQNMESYISDYEDELEQPEAVAAT; translated from the exons ATGCACAGCATCCTCTACCATGGGCTCATCCACGACAAG GTGTGCTGCAGACAGAAGGATTACTGGCAGTTTGTGAAGGACATTCGCTGGCTGAGTCCTGGCTCTGCTCATCACCTGGAGAAG TTCATCAGCCTGCAGGAGAGCAGCCAGCCCAACTCAGAGGGCTCAGGGGACGAGGCCATCGcgcagctgtggctgcagcacagcctgcagtGCCACTGCCTGTCGGCACAGCTGAGACCGCTCCTGGGGAACCGGCAGTACATCAGGAAATTCTACGCAG ACACTGCCTTCCTGCTCAGTGACGCCCACGTCACGGCCatgctgcagtgcctggaggCTGTTGAGCAGAACAACCCCAGGCTTCTGGCTCAGATCGACACCTCCATG CTGGCTGGCACGTCACTGCCATCCCTGTGCGCAtcaggtccttctgctgggacAGGAGAGATGTGTGACCATGATGCTGAAGGACAAGAGAGCCGTCTGCCTGGGGCGCTGGGCTGCCTGGATCATTTTGCTGAGAGCCTG CTTACCAGAAAGAGTGAGGGTCCACCTCCGGTGACCAAGAGTCAGAGCCTGACTGCCCTCCCCGCATCCCCGTTCATCCCTGCTGTGGGCTGCATGCAGCAGCGCTGCTTTGGGTCCTTCTCCAGCCTCCACCATCCAGCCTCGTCCAGCCTCTCAG ACAGGAGACCAGCAAGCTCCTCCATCAGCTCCAGCTCTAGCCAGCCCCAGGAGCGCTGCCCGTCCACCCGGTCCTCCTCCTTCAGTGAGGGCAGGTCCCCTCTGgagcagcccagctctgccacccgCTTCCACGTCCCCTCACCCAAAGACCCCTTCTCTCTGACCAGCGATATGAGCtccagcaccaccagccagaGTGAGGACACTTGGACGGGGAGTCAGGATGATCCGCAGAGCGATGCTAATGATGGGCCGGAGTACCTGGCCATTGGGAACTtggggcgccggggccgggcgtgCAGCAATGCCAGCACCAACAGCACCAAGAGCAGTAGCTCCAAActcttctcctccagcagctcccagaaGCTGGACTCAGTCTCATccctgggggagcagggggcaaGTGGAGGTGGAAGCAGGGGTCTGAACCTGTTGCGCCGGTCCAGCTTCTCGGAGGGACAGTCGTCAGCTCCGCAGGGCATCCTCAAGAAGAGCCACATGCGCTCGCACTCTGACACCAACGTGGCTTCGGGGAAATTGCACG AGTCGCACGGCGATgcaggtggagggagagggCCAGTCTCTGCTTCCACCCAGAGCAGTGAACTGAGCACACCCAGCTCCCTCTACATGGAGTACG ACTCTGGACAGTACCTGAGCTCGGGGGAAGGGATGTTCAGAAGACCCTCGGAAGGGCAGTCCCTCATCAGCTACCTTTCTGAGCAGGACTTTGGCAGCTGTGCAGACCTGgagaag GAGAATGCCCACTTCAGCATCTCAGAGTCCCTGATCGCTGCCATTGAGCTGATGAAATGCAACATGATGAGCcggcagctggaggaggaggaggaagacagcGACAAGGAGATCCAGGAGCTTAAACAAAAGATTCGCATTCGGCGCCAGCAGATCCGTACCAGGCACCTGTTCCCTACCTGTCAGGAGATGGGCTCAGACA GTCTTGTGGCAACAGACAGCGGGTCCCAGTTCAGCTCTCACGGCTCCATGCGACTCTCTGACTCCGGCTCCATGGAGGATGTGGAAGAGTACGAGATCCGAG ATGGTAACGATGGATCTAACCTGATTCAAATGTGCAAGAACGGCCTCTCAGTGTCAATGGCTTCCTTGTTCTCAG ATGCAGACATCAAGAGGAACCCAGAATCCAGCAGGAAGTCCTTTCTCTCCTCGGAGTCCAT ATCCCACTCCTTCCTCAATTCCAACTCGGCAGACGCCGTGGCCATGGGCTTGTTGAAGCAGTTTGAGGGCATGCAGCTCCCGGCTGCCTCTGAATTGGAGTGGCTGGTCCCCGAGCACGACGCCCCGCAGAAG CTCCTGCCCATACCTGACTCTCTGCCCATCTCTCCCGATGACGGAGAACACGCCGACATCTACAAGCTGAGGATTCGGGTGCGCGGAAACCTGGAGTGGGCCCCGCCACGACCACAGATCATCTTCAATATTCACCCAGACCCAAC GAGGAAAGTGGCTGTGGCCAAGCAGAATTACCGGTGCGCAGGCTGTGGCATCCGGACTGATCCTG ATTACATCAAGCGGCTGCGGTACTGTGAGTACCTGGGGAAGTATTTCTGCCAGTGCTGCCACGAGAACGCCCAGATGGTCATCCCCAGCCGTATCCTGCGCAAGTGGGACTTCAGGAAGTACTATGTGAGCAACTTCTCCAAAGACCTGCTGGGCAAGATCTGGAGTGACCCACTCTTCAACGTGCAGGATATCAATCCTGCCCTGTACCGGAAAGTGAAGTCTCTCAACCAAGTGTGG CTGCTGCGAATCCAGCTTTTCCACATGAAGAACATGTTTAAGACGTGCCGGCTAGCGAAAGA CCTCCTAGACTCCTTCGATGCAGTGCCTGGCCACTTGACGGAGGATTTGCATCTCTACTCACTGAGCGACCTCAGTGCCACGAAGAAAGGGGACCTGGTGCCTCGCCTGACAGAGCTCCTGAAGGCAGGCAGTCTGCACGTTGAGAAGTGCATG ttgtgCCAAGCCAAAGGCTTCATCTGTGAGTTTTGCCAGAATGAGGGCGACATCATCTTCCCCTTTGAGCTCAACAAGTGTAGGACATGTGAAG AGTGCAAAGCTTGCTACCACAAGTCCTGCTTCAAATCCGCCCGCTGTCCCCGCTGTGAGCGGCTTCAAGCCCGGAGAGAGCTGCTGGCCAAGCAGAACATGGAGTCCTACATCTCAGACTACGAAGACGAGTTGGAGCAGCCGGAGGCAGTGGCAGCCACATGA